A portion of the Podospora pseudoanserina strain CBS 124.78 chromosome 2, whole genome shotgun sequence genome contains these proteins:
- a CDS encoding hypothetical protein (EggNog:ENOG503NXET; COG:P): protein MSSTGAGENRGELPRRLRALARRGWKVLRVNWHLGVTAFGGPPVHFKIFNEKFVQKSKWVDEQVFQEIFSISQSLSGPASTKMLYCINLLHGGFMAALFSFLLWSLPGAIGMFGLSIGVSSIDENLPRIVYALLSGLNSATVGVIALAAVELSQKAITDPLTRIIVFVTAAAGMLYNALWYFPVLMLVSGVATLVNDYRWIHRPLGALVGKVKRKRATHPEAGPQNSATTTRNSHELGPSQPGPSSELPVSEDEANKNERPSGSTAENEPRIVPQELRFNMSWKTGTVIIVTFFLSFIVAMVLRSVLPDPGPPILYRLFSNMYLAGTIIFGGGPVVIPLLREYVVAEGWVSARDFLIGLALIQAFPGPNFNIAVFLGSLTAINAGHSSVAGALIAWVAIFSPGLILVHGTMGLWSAARNRRWVKSVLRGINAGAVGLIYTAVYRIFMVGYIDQGFQAGRSLGDDPWWVVITATSYVGGRYFKLNAPSAIVLGGLMGLIRYGVVNA from the exons ATGAGCTCCACTGGAGCCGGTGAAAATAGGGGGGAACTGCCCCGCCGTCTCCGGGCGCTGGCCCGCCGCGGGTGGAAGGTCCTCCGGGTCAATTGGCATCTCGGGGTTACTGCGTTTGGTGGTCCACCGGTTCACTTCAAGATT TTCAACGAAAAGTTCGTCCAAAAGTCAAAATGGGTCGATGAACAGGTCTTTCAGGAGATCTTCAGCATCTCGCAATCGCTGTCAGGACCCGCCAGCACAAAAATGCTCTACTGCATCAACCTGCTCCACGGCGGGTTTATGGCGGCATTGTTTAGCTTCCTGCTCTGGAGTCTTCCGGGGGCCATCGGCATGTTTGGCCTCTCCATCGGCGTGTCGAGCATTGACGAGAACCTGCCGCGAATCGTGTATGCGCTGCTCTCCGGCCTCAACTCCGCTACTGTCGGCGTGATTgcgctggcggcggtggagctgTCCCAGAAGGCCATCACTGATCCATTGACGAGGATAATTGTCTTTgtcactgctgctgctggcatGTTGTACAACGCCCTGTGGTACTTTCCCGTCTTGATGCTTGTGTCAGGTGTTGCGACCTTGGTCAATGACTACCGTTGGATCCATCGCCCACTCGGAGCTCTGGTGGGGAAGGTGAAGCGAAAGAGGGCGACGCACCCCGAAGCTGGCCCTCAAAACAGTgccacaacaacaagaaatTCCCATGAACTTGGGCCATCGCAACCCGGGCCCAGCTCAGAACTTCCAGTCAGCGAAGATGAGGCCAATAAGAATGAGCGCCCGTCGGGGTCGACTGCTGAGAACGAACCACGCATTGTGCCACAGGAGCTGAGGTTCAACATGTCATGGAAGACTGGCACAGTGATTATCGTGaccttcttcctcagcttCATCGTGGCCATGGTACTACGCAGTGTTCTTCCCGACCCCGGCCCTCCCATCCTCTACcgcctcttctccaacatgtACCTTGCGGGCACAATCATCTTTGGCGGTGGACCCGTCGTCATCCCTTTGCTGCGAGAGTACGTTGTTGCCGAAGGGTGGGTCAGCGCTCGCGATTTTTTGATCGGTCTCGCCCTCATCCAAGCCTTCCCGGgccccaacttcaacattGCTGTCTTCCTCGGGAGTTTGACGGCCATCAACGCCGGACACAGCTCTGTTGCGGGCGCCTTGATTGCCTGGGTTGCCATCTTCAGCCCAGGCTTGATCTTGGTCCATGGCACCATGGGACTCTGGAGCGCGGCAAGGAACAGGAGATGGGTCAAATCTGTGCTGAGAGGCATCAACGCTGGCGCCGTGGGCTTGATCTATACGGCCGTGTATCGAATCTTCATGGTGGGGTATATTGACCAAGGATTCCAGGCTGGTCGCAGTTTGGGTGATGATCCCTGGTGGGTTGTCATCACAGCTACCAGCTATGTTGGTGGTCGGTACTTCAAGTTGAATGCTCCGTCCGCCATTGTGTTGGGTGGTTTGATGGGCTTGATCAGGTACGGTGTGGTGAATGCTTGA
- a CDS encoding hypothetical protein (EggNog:ENOG503P0EN; COG:S), with product MHWSSAAALALVAPASALLRFGCSQLVVERTDPLVNPGVAPSPHLHQIIGGVRHSVNRARIHTDTYQNAFNISMEAAAGDIAKKATCTTCQFSEDFSNYWTAVLFFKARNGSVHRVPQIPNAGFEGSNGGMTVYYMQDGLVNYQQTSKVTAFKTGFRMLIGEAMYRNRAQASKFRQITYTCLKTFGTRYPETMDFPKEPCNFGIMSNVRFPTCWDGKNLDSPDHMAHMSYPESGTFEGGGPCPASHPVRVPQLMYEVIWDTRQFNNKDLWPEDGSQPFLTGFGSHGDYMFGWLDDSLQRAMDSPCYVNCPTLKSQSISAMNQCSVPTVVDEPINGWLKALPGAAEES from the exons ATGCACTGGAGCTCCGCTGCAGCTCTTGCGCTGGTCGCTCCGGCGTCAGCCCTGCTTCGATTCGGCTGTTCTCAGTTGGTCGTTGAGCGAACCGATCCCCTCGTCAACCCCGGCGTGGCACCATCTCCGCATCTTCATCAGATTATCGGTGGTGTAAGACACTCCGTCAACAGAGCAAGAATACATACTGACACGTACCAGAATGCCTTCAATATTTCCATGGAAGCCGCTGCCGGTGATATCGCCAAGAAAGCGACTTGCACAACTTGCCAATTCTCCGAAGACTTTTCCAACTACTGGACAGCAGTGTTGTTCTTCAAGGCGAGAAATGGAAGCGTCCATCGAGTACCGCAGATTCCCAACGCTGGCTTCGAAGGTTCCAATGGTGGTATGACTGTGTATTATATGCAAGACGGCCTGGTTAACTACCAGCAAACTTCCAAGGTGACGGCGTTCAAAACTGGCTTCCGTATGCTCATCGGCGAGGCCATGTACCGCAACCGAGCCCAGGCATCCAAGTTCCGTCAAATCACCTACACATGCCTCAAGACTTTTGGCACACGCTATCCCGAGACAATGGATTTCCCCAAGGAGCCATGCAACTTCGGAATTATGTCCAACGTTCGTTTCCCAACCTGTTGGGACGGAAAGAATCTTGACTCTCCCGATCACATGGCGCACATGTCATATCCCGAGTCTGGAACCTTCGAAGGCGGTGGTCCTTGCCCAGCTTCGCACCCAGTGCGTGTGCCTCAGCTCATGTACGAGGTTATCTGGGACACAAGGCAGTTCAACAACAAGGACTTATGGCCCGAGGATGGGTCTCAGCCTTTCCT GACTGGCTTCGGATCGCATGGTGACTACATGTTTGGCTGGTTGGACGACTCGCTACAGCGTGCCATGGACAGTCCCTGCTACGTCAACTGCCCGACTCTCAAGAGCCAGAGCATCTCGGCGATGAACCAGTGCTCGGTACCGACCGTGGTCGACGAGCCCATCAATGGCT GGCTCAAAGCACTTCCCGGCGCTGCGGAGGAATCTTAG